In Polyangiaceae bacterium, one genomic interval encodes:
- the asnB gene encoding asparagine synthase (glutamine-hydrolyzing), producing the protein MCGIFGYVTTKPEKGGRAVLETALQALHHRGPDDSSLLEIHDEPLECGLAHTRLAIIDLSPNGRQPMTTPDGRYTIVYNGEVYNFPELRAKLEALGVRFRGSCDTEVILEAYAQWGTDAIARFRGMFAFGIWDRRERKLVLARDHMGIKPLYFTSGPGYFAFTSEVRALVRTGFSAKTISRRAVASYLSTGSVSEPDTIVSDIAPLPPGTILEYSNGSVSSWTYWSVPVEPSTNTSMHAAVDDVRSVLADAIRLRLIADVPLGVFLSSGIDSTTIASFAARTSSSPIRTFTVTFEEESFSEGRIAAETARRIGSNHCEVRLAGRDTLSSIDDVMMSLDQPSHDGFNTYIVSKAARQSGLSVALSGLGGDEVFAGYGGFGQFGLALAIGRLTRRISPYLDRAASVVTQIGRVPHRIQKFADLLRAGGSPSKTYATLRSMFGVEQIRQLISPEFAEDAPFLPVTIPPGFATLLERGDLEPENAYSALELSNYLRDTLLRDADVMSMRHALEVRVPLVDHVLIEHVLRLPAHVKLDRKVNKPLLTQAVGDLPNNVLRKAKMGFCLPFGDWLRGPLRPWAEEMLLGAPIRRLPFLNARAAADIWQAFLQRRVAFSRVFCLTALVAYFDSHALSVD; encoded by the coding sequence GTGTGCGGTATTTTTGGATATGTCACCACCAAGCCTGAAAAAGGTGGCCGCGCGGTTCTCGAAACCGCCCTGCAGGCGCTGCATCATCGAGGTCCAGACGATTCTTCATTGCTCGAGATCCACGATGAACCGCTCGAATGCGGCCTAGCGCATACCCGATTGGCGATCATCGACCTGTCTCCGAATGGTCGGCAGCCGATGACGACGCCTGATGGTCGCTACACGATCGTATACAACGGCGAAGTTTACAACTTTCCCGAGCTTCGTGCCAAACTCGAAGCGCTCGGCGTGCGATTTCGTGGCAGTTGCGACACCGAAGTGATCCTCGAAGCTTATGCGCAATGGGGCACGGACGCGATTGCGCGGTTTCGGGGCATGTTTGCCTTCGGGATTTGGGACCGTCGCGAGCGCAAGCTCGTGCTCGCGCGCGATCACATGGGCATCAAGCCTCTGTATTTCACGTCGGGTCCGGGGTATTTTGCTTTTACTTCCGAAGTTCGGGCGCTCGTACGAACGGGGTTTTCCGCCAAAACGATTTCTCGCCGCGCCGTTGCTTCGTACTTGTCCACCGGTTCGGTCTCCGAGCCCGATACGATCGTCTCCGACATCGCTCCGCTTCCGCCGGGAACCATTCTCGAATATTCGAATGGCAGCGTGAGCTCGTGGACCTATTGGAGCGTGCCCGTGGAGCCTTCTACGAACACGAGCATGCATGCAGCGGTCGACGACGTCCGTTCGGTCTTGGCCGACGCGATTCGATTGCGGCTCATCGCCGACGTGCCGCTCGGGGTATTCCTTTCGAGTGGTATCGACAGCACGACCATCGCGTCCTTTGCGGCGCGAACGTCGAGCTCGCCCATTCGCACGTTCACGGTCACGTTCGAGGAGGAGTCGTTCAGCGAAGGGCGCATTGCGGCCGAAACGGCGCGTCGCATTGGCTCGAACCATTGCGAAGTTCGCCTTGCCGGCCGCGATACGCTCTCCAGCATCGACGACGTCATGATGTCGCTCGACCAGCCATCTCACGACGGATTCAATACGTACATCGTCTCCAAGGCAGCCCGGCAATCGGGGCTCTCCGTCGCGCTTTCCGGTCTTGGCGGGGACGAGGTGTTTGCAGGTTATGGAGGTTTTGGGCAATTTGGTTTGGCGCTCGCCATCGGTCGCCTCACGCGCCGCATTTCCCCGTATCTCGATCGCGCAGCATCCGTCGTGACGCAGATTGGGCGCGTCCCTCACCGCATTCAAAAATTTGCCGATCTCCTTCGAGCCGGTGGTTCGCCCAGTAAAACATATGCTACGTTGCGGTCGATGTTCGGGGTCGAGCAAATCCGGCAGCTCATCAGCCCCGAATTTGCCGAAGACGCACCCTTTTTGCCCGTCACGATTCCTCCGGGTTTCGCCACGCTGCTCGAACGCGGGGATCTCGAGCCGGAAAATGCCTATTCGGCGCTCGAGTTGTCCAATTATCTTCGCGATACGCTCTTGCGCGACGCGGATGTCATGAGCATGCGGCATGCGTTGGAAGTCCGCGTACCGCTCGTCGACCACGTGCTCATCGAGCATGTTTTACGTTTGCCAGCCCACGTAAAACTCGACCGCAAAGTGAACAAGCCGCTGCTCACCCAAGCTGTTGGTGATTTGCCAAACAACGTTTTGCGTAAGGCGAAGATGGGCTTTTGTTTACCATTTGGGGATTGGTTGAGGGGGCCGCTACGTCCGTGGGCGGAGGAAATGCTTCTTGGTGCGCCCATTCGGCGTTTGCCGTTTTTGAACGCGCGCGCGGCGGCGGACATTTGGCAAGCGTTTCTTCAGCGGCGGGTTGCATTCTCGCGCGTATTTTGCTTGACTGCGCTCGTCGCGTACTTCGACAGTCATGCACTGTCGGTGGATTGA